One Nitrosomonas sp. PY1 DNA window includes the following coding sequences:
- the mpl gene encoding UDP-N-acetylmuramate:L-alanyl-gamma-D-glutamyl-meso-diaminopimelate ligase, producing the protein MHIHILGIGGTFMGGIAVIARESGFKVTGCDQNVYPPMSTQLEAQGIELISGYSADQISLRPDLYVIGNVITRGNPLMEEILNQNLPYISGPQWLSENILRHRWVLAVSGTHGKTTTSSMVAWILEYAGFNPGFLIGGIPENFGISARIGSIPTDSKLSDDNVEFSPFFVIEADEYDTAFFDKRSKFVHYHPRTVILNNLEFDHADIFPNLAAIERQFHHLVRIVPSTGLLISNGRDANLNHLLQQGHWTPTEEFGIETGWHFAIQPDNGVKIFFKQTYQDSLYWDLFGEHNHMNALAALLAARHAGIPIQIGIEALMRFKSVKRRMEKRGSINGITLYDDFAHHPTAIRTTLSGLRAHIGKEKRIIAVFDPRSNTMKMGVWRNDLADSLADANQIFCFTADAPWAKTALNQLAGKASCHDDLGQMIQEICITATPEDHILIMSNGSFGGIHEKILLQLKNRLFK; encoded by the coding sequence ATGCATATTCATATACTTGGAATTGGTGGTACCTTCATGGGCGGAATCGCCGTTATCGCACGCGAATCCGGATTCAAGGTGACGGGCTGTGATCAAAATGTCTATCCGCCAATGAGCACTCAACTCGAAGCTCAAGGAATAGAATTGATTTCAGGGTATTCCGCAGATCAAATTTCGCTGCGACCGGATTTATACGTAATTGGCAACGTAATTACCCGCGGCAACCCTCTGATGGAAGAAATTCTGAATCAGAACTTACCTTACATTTCTGGCCCGCAATGGTTATCAGAAAACATTCTGCGCCATCGTTGGGTTCTCGCAGTCTCCGGTACGCATGGAAAAACAACGACCAGCTCAATGGTAGCATGGATACTTGAGTACGCTGGATTCAATCCAGGGTTCTTGATTGGCGGCATACCCGAAAATTTTGGTATTTCCGCAAGAATAGGCAGCATACCCACCGACTCAAAGTTATCTGACGATAACGTCGAATTCTCTCCTTTTTTTGTCATCGAGGCGGATGAGTATGACACTGCATTCTTTGACAAGCGCTCTAAATTCGTTCATTACCACCCTAGAACGGTCATCCTCAATAACCTTGAGTTTGACCACGCCGATATCTTTCCAAACCTTGCTGCAATCGAGCGTCAATTTCATCATCTTGTCCGTATCGTGCCCAGCACTGGCTTACTCATCTCGAATGGTAGAGACGCTAACTTAAATCATCTGCTTCAGCAAGGTCACTGGACGCCGACCGAGGAGTTTGGCATTGAAACCGGTTGGCATTTTGCAATACAGCCCGATAATGGAGTAAAAATATTTTTTAAGCAAACTTATCAAGATAGTCTTTATTGGGATTTATTTGGCGAACACAATCATATGAACGCATTAGCCGCGCTATTGGCCGCCCGTCACGCAGGAATTCCGATCCAAATCGGTATCGAAGCCCTGATGCGCTTCAAGAGCGTCAAGCGGCGCATGGAAAAACGTGGCAGCATTAATGGAATCACACTTTATGATGATTTTGCACATCACCCAACTGCGATACGAACAACACTCAGTGGACTTAGAGCACATATTGGTAAAGAAAAACGTATCATTGCAGTATTTGATCCTCGCTCAAACACAATGAAAATGGGTGTTTGGAGAAACGATCTTGCGGATAGCCTTGCTGATGCCAATCAGATCTTTTGTTTTACCGCCGACGCACCATGGGCCAAAACAGCTCTGAATCAATTAGCAGGAAAAGCGAGTTGTCATGATGATTTGGGCCAAATGATTCAGGAAATTTGTATTACTGCGACACCTGAAGATCATATTTTAATCATGAGTAATGGTAGTTTTGGGGGAATTCACGAGAAAATATTGTTACAACTAAAAAATAGGCTGTTTAAATAA
- a CDS encoding adenine phosphoribosyltransferase yields the protein MPISSLIRVVPNYPRDGIMFRDITTLLKDAVAFHTAIDEIALRYRDVGIDKVVGIESRGFIIGAPVAFQLQKGFVPIRKQNKLPAETIGRNYQLEYGSDRIEIHIDAIQPGERVLLVDDLIATGGTAEAAVGLIHDMGGEVVECCFVIDLPDVGGRMRLTNMGCKVFSLCEFSGS from the coding sequence ATGCCAATTAGCTCTCTTATTCGTGTCGTTCCTAACTATCCACGCGATGGAATTATGTTTCGTGACATCACTACTTTACTGAAAGATGCCGTTGCATTTCACACAGCTATTGATGAAATTGCATTGCGTTATAGGGATGTAGGTATTGATAAAGTCGTTGGGATCGAGTCTCGGGGATTTATCATTGGTGCCCCTGTCGCCTTTCAATTACAAAAAGGTTTTGTTCCCATTAGAAAGCAAAACAAATTGCCTGCCGAAACGATTGGTAGAAATTACCAATTGGAGTACGGTAGTGACCGTATCGAAATCCACATTGATGCAATTCAACCCGGAGAGCGCGTGTTGTTGGTTGATGATCTAATTGCGACCGGTGGTACTGCTGAAGCAGCCGTAGGATTGATACACGATATGGGAGGTGAAGTAGTTGAATGTTGTTTTGTAATTGACTTGCCTGATGTTGGTGGTAGGATGCGCTTGACTAATATGGGATGCAAGGTATTTTCACTGTGTGAGTTTTCAGGAAGCTAG
- the nirK gene encoding copper-containing nitrite reductase — protein sequence MIKAVQAVLGLGLLCFAASQSAVAAVDYSKLPRIKQELVAPPNAPKHDQVVTGGPRIVEVRMETQEKLIEVAPGAKVWALTFNGSVPGPLIVLHEGDYLELTLSNPKTSTLAHNVDFHASTGALGGAGLTLVQPGEEVVLRWKAVKPGVFVYHCAPGGTMIPFHVISGMNGAVMVLPRDGLKDNKGKQYKYDKAFYIGEQDFYLPQDGKGGYKSFASPAEGMHEMLETAKGLIPSHVVFNGSVGAITGDNALKAKVGEKVLFIHSQANRPSYPHLIGGHADLYWVGGSFSDVPLTSQETWFVPAGSAVAAAYEFKQPGLYVYLSHNLIEAVLLGAALHMNVEGKWDDDMMIQLKKPASFDAKAAMDH from the coding sequence ATGATTAAAGCAGTTCAGGCAGTTTTAGGATTAGGATTGCTCTGTTTTGCCGCATCGCAGTCCGCTGTGGCGGCAGTAGATTATTCTAAATTACCGCGTATTAAACAAGAATTGGTGGCGCCACCAAATGCTCCAAAGCATGACCAAGTCGTGACTGGCGGACCGAGAATTGTTGAAGTTCGTATGGAAACCCAGGAAAAATTAATTGAAGTTGCTCCTGGTGCAAAAGTTTGGGCCTTAACTTTCAATGGTAGCGTTCCAGGTCCGCTGATTGTTTTGCACGAGGGTGATTATCTGGAATTGACATTGTCTAATCCAAAAACCAGCACCTTGGCGCATAACGTGGACTTTCATGCATCAACTGGCGCTTTAGGTGGCGCAGGATTGACCTTGGTGCAACCTGGCGAAGAAGTTGTACTTCGTTGGAAGGCAGTTAAACCAGGCGTGTTTGTTTATCATTGTGCACCTGGAGGAACGATGATTCCTTTTCACGTGATCTCTGGTATGAATGGTGCTGTTATGGTGTTGCCGCGTGATGGATTGAAAGATAACAAAGGCAAGCAATACAAGTATGACAAAGCTTTCTATATTGGCGAGCAAGACTTTTATCTACCGCAAGATGGTAAAGGTGGATACAAATCTTTTGCTTCACCGGCTGAAGGTATGCACGAAATGTTGGAAACTGCCAAAGGACTTATTCCTTCGCACGTAGTATTTAACGGTTCAGTAGGTGCAATTACTGGTGACAATGCATTGAAAGCGAAAGTTGGTGAAAAAGTTCTATTTATTCACTCGCAAGCTAACCGCCCTTCTTATCCACACTTAATAGGTGGTCATGCTGATCTATATTGGGTTGGTGGTTCATTCAGCGATGTTCCTTTAACCAGTCAAGAGACTTGGTTTGTTCCTGCTGGCTCAGCAGTTGCTGCTGCGTATGAATTCAAACAGCCAGGACTGTATGTTTATCTAAGCCATAACTTGATTGAAGCCGTGTTGCTAGGTGCTGCGCTTCACATGAATGTCGAAGGTAAATGGGACGACGACATGATGATCCAACTTAAAAAACCAGCTAGCTTTGATGCAAAAGCTGCTATGGATCACTAA
- a CDS encoding monovalent cation:proton antiporter family protein: MTDPLQPVLILLVTAVMAVVIFRLLKLPPMLGYLLVGVIIGPHALGWISEDEETRHLAEFGVVFLMFTIGLEFSLPKLVTMKRLVFGFGTAQVLCTVALVMGAAWLIGLDWYVGFVLGGALAMSSTAIVIKLLAERLELNSEHGTQIIGVLLFQDLMVIPLLVIVPALGSGFDSETSDLLIAFVKIAVVLAIILFLGQKLMRSWLHVVAQQRSPELFVLNVLLITLGLAWVTQMAGLSMALGAFLAGMLISETEYRYQVEEDVRPFRDVLLGLFFVTIGMLLDVQVLIENFFWVFVILLTLIVLKTALIIGLSRLFGADLSVAIRTGMNLAQAGEFGFVLLAQASALQLISSTVLQPVLAAMVLSLFIAPFLIEYSESIIRRSYGSDWMQKAMQITSIAAQTMSQQDHVIICGYGRSGQSVARILEQESINFIALDLDPKRIHEARTAGESVVYGDAAKREVLIAAGLMRAKVLVVSYHNIHSTLKVLAHVQELHPELSVVARVMDESEVDVLKKAGVTEVVAEIMEGSLMLASHALMFVNISTGRILRRIRSIREERYSLLRGFYHGVSDEAGEANDSLFSHLHLHTLTILPAAAAINKTLAEIDLKTLTVEVIAVRRRNIRGLLPSVDTRLEAGDVVVLKGTQENLAAAEIKLMQG; encoded by the coding sequence ATGACCGATCCTCTTCAGCCTGTGCTTATTTTATTGGTAACTGCGGTAATGGCCGTAGTGATATTTCGCTTGTTAAAGCTTCCACCTATGTTGGGGTATTTGTTGGTCGGCGTGATTATCGGACCGCACGCATTGGGTTGGATTTCTGAAGACGAGGAAACACGTCATTTAGCAGAATTTGGTGTGGTTTTTTTGATGTTTACTATTGGCCTGGAGTTTAGTCTGCCTAAATTGGTGACTATGAAGCGCCTTGTATTTGGTTTCGGTACCGCGCAAGTCTTATGTACTGTTGCGTTAGTCATGGGAGCTGCGTGGCTTATCGGTTTGGATTGGTATGTCGGATTTGTGTTGGGTGGCGCTCTTGCCATGTCATCCACAGCAATCGTGATTAAGCTACTGGCAGAACGCTTGGAATTAAATTCCGAGCATGGCACGCAAATTATTGGTGTACTGTTGTTTCAGGATTTGATGGTAATTCCATTACTCGTTATTGTTCCTGCACTGGGCTCTGGTTTTGATAGTGAAACCAGCGATTTATTGATAGCTTTTGTAAAAATTGCAGTGGTACTAGCAATCATTCTGTTTTTGGGTCAGAAATTAATGCGTTCGTGGCTTCATGTTGTGGCGCAGCAACGATCACCTGAGTTATTTGTTTTGAATGTATTGCTGATTACGTTAGGCTTGGCTTGGGTGACTCAAATGGCAGGACTATCAATGGCTTTAGGTGCGTTTCTTGCCGGCATGTTAATTTCTGAAACGGAATATCGCTACCAGGTAGAAGAAGATGTTAGGCCGTTTCGGGATGTGTTATTGGGGTTGTTTTTTGTCACGATAGGTATGTTGCTTGATGTACAGGTGCTCATTGAGAATTTTTTCTGGGTATTCGTGATTTTATTGACCTTGATTGTATTAAAGACTGCGCTCATTATTGGATTATCCCGCTTATTTGGCGCCGATTTAAGTGTGGCAATTCGAACGGGTATGAATTTAGCACAAGCGGGTGAATTTGGTTTTGTTTTGTTGGCGCAAGCCAGCGCTTTGCAGTTGATCAGCAGTACCGTACTGCAACCTGTATTGGCAGCGATGGTATTATCATTATTTATCGCACCTTTCTTGATTGAGTATAGTGAATCCATCATTCGGCGTTCTTATGGTTCGGATTGGATGCAAAAAGCAATGCAGATTACCTCTATCGCGGCACAAACGATGTCGCAGCAAGACCATGTCATCATTTGCGGCTATGGTCGTAGCGGCCAAAGCGTAGCAAGAATCCTGGAGCAAGAATCAATTAACTTTATTGCTTTGGATCTTGATCCTAAGCGTATTCATGAAGCAAGAACTGCGGGTGAATCAGTTGTCTATGGCGATGCCGCAAAACGTGAGGTTTTGATCGCAGCAGGATTGATGCGTGCCAAGGTACTTGTGGTGAGTTATCACAATATCCATTCCACTTTGAAAGTTCTTGCGCATGTACAAGAATTGCACCCGGAACTGTCTGTGGTAGCGAGAGTTATGGATGAATCAGAAGTGGATGTATTGAAAAAAGCAGGTGTTACAGAAGTAGTTGCGGAGATTATGGAAGGAAGTTTGATGTTGGCATCGCATGCATTGATGTTTGTGAATATTTCTACCGGTAGGATATTGCGTCGTATCCGGAGTATTCGCGAGGAACGCTATAGCTTGCTGCGTGGTTTCTATCATGGGGTATCGGATGAGGCGGGTGAAGCGAATGATAGCCTGTTCTCGCATTTGCATTTACATACGCTTACGATCTTGCCAGCGGCAGCGGCTATTAACAAGACATTGGCAGAAATCGATTTAAAAACTCTGACCGTAGAGGTGATCGCTGTGCGTCGGCGCAATATCCGCGGATTATTGCCGAGTGTTGATACGAGATTGGAAGCAGGCGATGTGGTGGTACTTAAAGGAACACAAGAAAATCTGGCGGCCGCGGAAATCAAATTAATGCAAGGATAA
- the gshA gene encoding glutamate--cysteine ligase, with the protein MSIPHLSTALRGPLLDLENRIINAMPDIEHWLRKKWRDHTIPFYCSVDLRNSGFKLAPVDTNLFPGGFNNLNPDFTPLCIQAMMSAIEKICPDAHSLLLIPENHTRNTFYLQNIATLQGIMQQAGLNVRIGTLLPEISVATKLNLPDGQSVTLEPVIRKNGQLGVQGFEPCAVLLNNDLSTGVPPILQDLNQIVIPPLHAGWSTRRKSRHFAAYDQIAEEFSTLLGIDPWLINPFFTACGQINFRDKQGEDCVAKAINQILDKTREKYHQYGVKEDPFVIVKADSGTYGMGIMTVKDGSDIYNLNRKQRNKMAVVKEGLPVSNVLVQEGVYTFENINQAVAEPVVYMIDRYVVGGFYRVHTGRGIDENLNAPGMHFVPLAFETTCLEPDTNRPNSIPNRFYSYGVVARLALLAAALELEKDHVELELKQDYLKTPEVLPT; encoded by the coding sequence ATGTCAATACCCCATCTTTCAACCGCATTACGCGGTCCGCTGCTTGATCTTGAAAACCGAATAATCAATGCAATGCCCGACATCGAGCATTGGCTACGAAAGAAATGGCGGGATCATACGATACCTTTTTATTGCTCGGTCGATTTACGTAACAGTGGATTCAAGTTGGCCCCGGTCGACACTAATTTATTCCCGGGTGGATTTAACAATTTAAATCCAGATTTCACCCCGTTATGTATTCAAGCCATGATGAGCGCAATCGAGAAAATTTGCCCAGATGCTCATAGCTTACTGTTAATCCCGGAAAATCACACACGCAATACTTTTTACCTGCAAAATATTGCCACATTGCAAGGCATCATGCAGCAAGCCGGACTTAATGTTCGCATCGGTACTTTATTACCGGAAATTTCGGTTGCCACAAAACTGAATCTACCTGATGGACAGAGCGTTACATTAGAACCCGTGATACGAAAAAATGGGCAATTAGGTGTACAGGGCTTCGAGCCTTGTGCTGTGCTGCTAAATAACGATTTATCCACTGGCGTTCCTCCCATTTTACAAGACCTAAACCAGATTGTAATTCCACCATTACACGCCGGCTGGTCCACACGAAGAAAGTCACGACATTTTGCAGCATATGATCAAATTGCCGAAGAATTCTCAACACTACTTGGAATTGATCCATGGTTAATCAATCCTTTCTTTACCGCATGTGGACAAATTAATTTTCGCGATAAACAAGGCGAAGATTGTGTCGCGAAGGCAATTAACCAAATACTCGATAAGACTAGGGAAAAATATCACCAATATGGAGTTAAAGAAGATCCATTTGTGATTGTCAAAGCAGACTCAGGAACCTATGGTATGGGTATCATGACTGTTAAAGATGGCTCTGATATTTATAACCTAAATCGGAAGCAGCGCAACAAAATGGCCGTCGTCAAAGAAGGATTGCCGGTTTCCAACGTACTCGTTCAAGAAGGCGTCTACACTTTTGAAAACATCAACCAAGCAGTTGCAGAACCCGTTGTTTACATGATTGATCGTTATGTTGTCGGTGGATTTTATCGAGTACATACTGGACGAGGCATTGATGAAAATTTAAACGCTCCCGGTATGCATTTTGTCCCATTGGCATTTGAAACCACTTGCTTGGAACCAGACACGAACCGGCCCAATTCGATTCCTAATCGCTTTTATTCCTACGGCGTCGTCGCCCGCCTTGCACTTTTGGCCGCTGCGCTTGAATTAGAAAAAGATCACGTTGAACTTGAGTTGAAGCAAGATTATTTGAAGACCCCCGAAGTCTTACCCACATAA
- the gshB gene encoding glutathione synthase, with protein MKLAFIVDPLDSIKINKDSSYAMISEAISRGHAIYVLEQHDIALVDNQVISNARSLHLKSASQYNPQWYELGHAEKLSLTTFDAVLMRKDPPFDSEYVYSTYLLELAETQGALVINSPRGIRDHNEKLAIAKFPQFIAPTLVTSRTALIREFITIHRIAILKPLDSMGGTSIFQVSESDANLSVILEIMTQYETRTIMVQRYIPEITLGDKRILIIDGEAVPYALARVPKPGETRANLAAGGIGKTQPLSVRDQEIAAFIGPELVKNGLMFVGLDVIGDYLTEINVTSPTGIQEITKQSGFDAAAMIIDRIEAMVNKRKQANRHI; from the coding sequence ATGAAGCTAGCTTTTATTGTTGATCCGCTTGATTCGATCAAGATCAACAAAGATTCCAGTTATGCAATGATTTCCGAAGCTATTTCCCGAGGGCATGCTATTTATGTGCTTGAGCAACATGATATAGCCTTGGTTGACAATCAAGTCATCAGTAATGCACGTTCATTACATTTGAAATCTGCTTCCCAATATAACCCACAATGGTATGAACTCGGTCATGCTGAAAAGCTGTCCTTAACTACGTTCGATGCTGTTTTGATGCGTAAAGACCCACCTTTTGATTCAGAGTATGTATATAGCACTTACCTACTGGAATTGGCAGAAACACAAGGTGCCCTGGTAATCAACAGCCCTCGTGGCATCCGCGATCATAATGAAAAACTCGCTATCGCAAAATTTCCGCAATTTATTGCGCCCACGTTGGTTACCAGCCGAACAGCTCTAATCCGCGAATTTATTACTATTCATCGCATTGCCATTCTAAAGCCACTTGACAGCATGGGAGGAACTAGTATTTTTCAAGTCAGCGAATCAGATGCTAATCTTTCTGTCATTCTCGAAATTATGACACAGTATGAAACACGCACAATCATGGTGCAGCGTTATATTCCTGAAATTACACTCGGCGACAAACGAATATTGATTATTGACGGAGAAGCCGTTCCCTATGCCTTAGCTCGCGTGCCTAAGCCTGGTGAAACACGTGCCAATCTGGCTGCTGGCGGCATTGGAAAAACACAACCGCTTTCAGTGCGCGATCAAGAAATCGCAGCATTTATCGGTCCAGAATTAGTAAAAAATGGTTTAATGTTTGTCGGATTGGATGTTATCGGTGATTATCTCACCGAAATCAACGTAACCAGTCCTACAGGAATACAGGAAATAACTAAACAAAGTGGATTTGATGCGGCGGCAATGATAATCGACAGAATCGAAGCGATGGTAAACAAAAGAAAACAGGCCAATCGTCATATATGA
- a CDS encoding CADD family putative folate metabolism protein — protein MITPTVLKQKVNAIISSRHLLKHPFYVAWTAGQLTKEQLRHYAEQYFYNVLAEPTYLSAVHFNTPHIHSETNSGDISVRQEVLKNLIDEEHGDKNHPALWKKFAFALGADDKILSSAAALPTTQNLVNTFRSICINRPFYAGLAALHAFESQVPDVAAVKIDGLAKFYGMNNPDEYEFFSVHQKADVYHSQAEWALIERFADTPEKQEEILVATEEACDALWKFLDGIHETYCENLICEEKEAVTLH, from the coding sequence ATGATTACACCGACTGTTTTGAAACAAAAAGTGAATGCCATTATCAGTAGCAGACATTTACTGAAACATCCGTTTTATGTTGCTTGGACGGCAGGTCAGTTAACAAAAGAACAGCTACGGCATTACGCAGAGCAGTATTTCTATAATGTACTCGCTGAACCCACCTATTTAAGTGCTGTACATTTTAATACGCCGCATATCCACTCAGAAACTAATAGCGGTGATATCAGCGTGCGCCAGGAAGTGCTTAAAAATTTGATTGATGAAGAGCATGGTGATAAAAATCACCCTGCATTGTGGAAGAAATTCGCTTTTGCTTTGGGTGCGGATGATAAGATACTGTCGAGTGCCGCAGCATTGCCAACGACTCAAAATCTGGTGAATACCTTTAGAAGCATTTGTATCAATCGTCCTTTTTATGCAGGTTTGGCGGCGCTACATGCCTTTGAATCTCAAGTTCCTGACGTCGCTGCAGTAAAAATTGATGGATTGGCGAAGTTTTATGGTATGAATAATCCGGATGAATATGAATTCTTCTCGGTGCATCAAAAAGCGGATGTATATCATTCACAAGCTGAATGGGCGTTGATTGAGCGTTTTGCGGATACACCGGAAAAACAGGAAGAGATTTTAGTCGCAACTGAGGAGGCTTGCGACGCCTTGTGGAAATTCTTGGATGGCATACATGAAACGTATTGTGAAAATCTGATTTGCGAAGAAAAAGAAGCTGTTACACTACACTAG
- a CDS encoding acyl carrier protein, whose amino-acid sequence MDTTNLEAQVLEFISAKVENIDASEITTASQFSELGFDSMDTIQLLFDAEEKFGISFDGDEVKNFRNVGDIIEYIKKHPTP is encoded by the coding sequence ATGGATACAACAAATTTGGAAGCACAAGTGCTAGAGTTTATTAGCGCAAAAGTTGAAAACATAGATGCTTCTGAGATTACCACTGCTTCGCAATTTTCGGAGCTAGGTTTCGATTCGATGGATACTATTCAATTGTTATTCGATGCAGAAGAGAAATTTGGAATCAGCTTTGATGGGGACGAAGTGAAAAATTTTCGTAATGTCGGTGATATCATTGAATATATCAAAAAGCATCCAACACCCTAA
- the fabF gene encoding beta-ketoacyl-ACP synthase II has translation MHVVVTGMGVVSPIGTGVEQFWSAAIKGVSGIDKIQSFDSSKLSSKIAGEVKQFDPKEFLTPKYIDQMDRFTQFALHAANQAIEDAGGLDCYSPHRIAVVLGSGMGGFSTFESSALRRFQDRSIPPFTVPRIMANSAGAWIATKYGFKGVNLTCSTACSSGANAIGMGLDLLRSGRADTVIVGGAEACVLPLTMKGFEVLHALSTGFNDQPQYASRPFANGRDGFIMGEGAGVLVLEEQSNAEGRGAKTYAKLAGYGCACDATHIVAPDMVGQVAAMQTALQDASVKPDSVDYINAHATSTPLGDIIETRAIKHLFAEHASRLSISATKSMIGHSIGASAAIGAIATIQTLRTQMIHPTINLVEPDPDCDLDYTANQAVERKVDTAMCNAFGFGGNNVSIVFTNL, from the coding sequence ATGCATGTTGTCGTAACCGGAATGGGCGTTGTGTCACCTATTGGCACTGGTGTAGAACAATTCTGGAGCGCTGCTATCAAGGGTGTCAGTGGTATTGATAAAATTCAATCATTTGATTCATCGAAGTTAAGCTCTAAAATAGCGGGAGAGGTAAAGCAGTTTGATCCAAAAGAATTTTTAACGCCGAAATATATTGATCAAATGGATCGCTTTACACAATTCGCATTGCATGCGGCAAATCAAGCTATCGAAGATGCTGGTGGTTTAGACTGTTATTCTCCGCACCGTATAGCTGTAGTTCTGGGTTCTGGGATGGGTGGATTTTCCACATTTGAATCCTCAGCATTACGCCGATTTCAAGATCGCTCGATACCACCATTTACTGTACCACGCATCATGGCAAATTCTGCAGGTGCTTGGATTGCAACTAAATACGGATTCAAAGGCGTTAACCTAACATGCAGCACGGCTTGCTCGTCTGGTGCGAATGCAATTGGTATGGGGCTAGACTTGTTGCGTTCAGGCAGAGCAGATACTGTTATCGTGGGGGGCGCGGAGGCCTGTGTTTTACCTTTGACAATGAAAGGGTTTGAGGTATTGCATGCGCTATCAACAGGTTTTAATGATCAACCACAGTACGCATCACGTCCTTTTGCAAACGGACGTGATGGATTTATTATGGGGGAAGGGGCTGGTGTTTTGGTCCTTGAGGAGCAAAGTAACGCTGAGGGTCGTGGTGCCAAAACTTATGCGAAGCTTGCTGGTTACGGATGTGCTTGTGATGCGACACACATCGTGGCACCTGATATGGTGGGGCAGGTGGCTGCAATGCAAACGGCACTTCAAGATGCCAGCGTAAAGCCAGACAGCGTCGATTATATTAACGCACATGCAACCTCAACGCCTTTGGGAGATATTATCGAAACGCGTGCTATCAAACATTTATTTGCTGAGCATGCGAGCAGGCTTTCGATCAGTGCTACTAAATCCATGATTGGTCATAGTATTGGTGCTTCCGCTGCAATCGGAGCCATTGCGACGATTCAGACATTACGTACGCAGATGATTCATCCTACAATTAATCTAGTTGAACCGGATCCCGACTGCGATCTTGACTATACAGCCAACCAAGCTGTAGAAAGAAAAGTAGATACGGCGATGTGCAATGCATTCGGGTTCGGCGGAAATAATGTCAGCATCGTTTTTACTAATCTTTAA
- a CDS encoding cadmium-containing carbonic anhydrase translates to MFESLIKWCRDFFSTQDTANATSTPSNQPPQPNNARANYHTLGEFNLGLGAIGPENRTDVDQSVVNAMYQTIASGKFNIPVGDSVPSICVDGRCNKDGKREVSPSAAGGTLSIVYGADLGGASTSSDTNEITLATRISNTLKEKGHAIGVHGDDHSNCGCGACAKVKNIYQHIAEKINDIVSLTSQYGITLSQSEKDRIVQQAQNRLNQSNFFAEDRSSVLKNSQECGSVYEELVGAHNELGIALNTKPGTTVDRSAIRAQYGPQYDMFVVDAWTFANAAKAINSNEDAMATELIAKAITLQNVATASVLGHGSLRIIPIS, encoded by the coding sequence ATGTTTGAAAGCCTAATTAAATGGTGTAGAGATTTCTTCAGTACTCAAGATACAGCAAACGCAACAAGCACGCCATCCAATCAACCACCACAGCCGAATAATGCTCGGGCAAACTATCACACTCTAGGTGAATTCAATCTTGGACTAGGTGCGATCGGCCCAGAAAATCGCACAGATGTCGATCAATCAGTTGTAAACGCTATGTACCAAACAATCGCTTCCGGGAAATTTAATATTCCAGTTGGCGATAGCGTACCGTCTATTTGTGTCGATGGCCGTTGCAACAAAGATGGCAAGCGCGAAGTATCGCCTTCTGCCGCAGGAGGTACGCTTAGTATCGTATATGGTGCAGATCTCGGTGGCGCATCTACATCCAGTGACACCAACGAAATCACGCTAGCAACAAGAATTTCGAATACGCTCAAGGAAAAGGGACACGCAATTGGTGTACATGGTGACGATCACAGTAACTGCGGTTGCGGTGCATGCGCTAAAGTAAAAAACATTTATCAACATATCGCAGAAAAAATCAACGATATCGTATCACTGACCAGTCAATATGGCATTACCCTATCGCAATCCGAGAAGGATCGTATTGTTCAACAAGCGCAAAACCGTTTAAATCAATCGAATTTTTTCGCCGAAGACAGATCCAGTGTACTGAAAAATTCTCAAGAATGCGGTTCGGTATATGAGGAGCTAGTGGGCGCACATAATGAACTTGGTATAGCATTGAATACGAAACCAGGCACCACGGTTGATCGCTCTGCAATCCGTGCACAATATGGCCCACAGTATGACATGTTTGTTGTAGACGCATGGACTTTTGCCAATGCCGCAAAAGCAATCAACAGCAATGAAGATGCCATGGCTACAGAATTGATCGCAAAAGCCATTACGTTGCAAAATGTAGCTACTGCCTCGGTTCTAGGACACGGATCTCTACGCATAATTCCTATCAGTTAA